The proteins below are encoded in one region of Halocatena salina:
- a CDS encoding glycosyltransferase, translated as MNVCFLINQLAPGGAPTLLLDIVRNTDASDITYTICFLEGEDTLAPEFEAAGADVVDFDAGFKFDPRAIARLARFLRHEKFDIVHAHLPYSQTLGRVFGRLGNVDHIITTQHNVPSERHPITRTLERITRPLDAATIAVAGDIERDFTGTVHRYEGQLDGQWCTIYNGIDVTEFHERVQQADPDEFRARKGIHGDPLFLTVGRYVPAKAQEDLVLAMNHLTEDFPQAHLLVVGWGEMESTLRKTVKEHDLSDAVTIVGRVPSEDIPEYYGLADVFVSSSVREGLPIAILEAMAANLSIVATDISGVKEVVEHERTGVLVPTRSPNELSNAMKRVASTDEPFGDRAYSRVSEQFDVRQTTRSYVTLYRDLTDTRR; from the coding sequence ATGAATGTCTGTTTCTTGATCAATCAACTTGCTCCTGGAGGTGCTCCGACACTGCTGCTTGATATCGTTCGCAACACTGACGCCTCGGATATCACGTACACGATCTGTTTTCTCGAAGGTGAAGACACGCTCGCACCGGAGTTCGAAGCGGCAGGGGCTGATGTGGTCGATTTCGATGCCGGCTTCAAATTCGACCCACGAGCCATCGCACGACTGGCTCGCTTTTTGCGCCATGAGAAGTTCGACATTGTCCATGCTCATCTTCCCTATTCACAAACGCTCGGACGTGTGTTCGGTCGCCTTGGGAACGTAGACCACATAATTACGACCCAACACAACGTTCCGAGCGAACGACATCCAATCACGAGAACGCTTGAACGGATCACGCGCCCGCTTGATGCCGCGACCATCGCTGTCGCGGGAGATATCGAACGGGACTTCACAGGGACGGTTCACCGGTATGAGGGGCAGTTGGACGGACAGTGGTGTACCATTTACAACGGGATCGACGTTACGGAGTTCCACGAACGAGTTCAACAAGCAGATCCGGACGAGTTTCGTGCTCGGAAAGGGATACACGGTGACCCGCTGTTTCTCACGGTGGGGCGATACGTTCCGGCAAAAGCACAAGAAGATCTCGTTCTGGCCATGAATCATCTCACAGAGGACTTCCCACAGGCCCATCTTCTGGTTGTGGGATGGGGAGAGATGGAATCTACGCTCCGGAAGACGGTGAAAGAGCACGATCTCTCGGATGCCGTTACGATAGTCGGTCGCGTTCCATCCGAGGACATCCCGGAATATTACGGTCTCGCTGATGTGTTCGTCTCTTCTTCGGTCCGAGAGGGACTTCCGATCGCTATCTTGGAGGCGATGGCAGCTAACCTTTCAATCGTGGCAACCGACATATCTGGTGTGAAGGAAGTGGTTGAACACGAACGGACGGGCGTATTGGTGCCGACACGGTCGCCCAACGAGCTATCTAATGCGATGAAACGGGTCGCTTCGACGGATGAACCGTTTGGAGACCGGGCATACAGCCGCGTATCGGAACAGTTCGATGTCCGTCAAACCACCCGATCGTACGTAACGCTCTATCGGGATCTTACCGACACACGTCGATAA
- a CDS encoding sulfatase, with product MSTPPNIVLVVMDTARFREVVALDRYIDRSAIHRLSDEGSTYTRTFTTAPWTLPSHASLFTGTYPSKHGAHADHKHLDESLETVAETFAANGYETVGVSNNTWISEEFGFRRGFDTFHKTWQYIQTDTDLGEVARTTNGLEMFPALARRLIEGNPVVNIANAVYGRFLRKRRDDGARRTNEWVERWLGERHDRPFFLFINYLEPHLEYRPPKSIATQFLPEEISYAEAMDISQNAWEYIAGRTDHSEQQFEALRALYFAEIAYLNRRIGDLRESLVDADEWDDTIFVLTSDHGENIGEHDLMDHQYCLYDTLLHVPLIIAGGSFDGGGEIDELVQTTDIPPTLLDAAGIDADEVRSQFQGRSFHPDAETSARKHVISEYMAPQPSMDALDEQLDGLTSTARQYDRSLRAIRTEQYKLIRGSDGSMELYDIVDDPNESVDVASDRSDRSRHLEKELDQWLDSFEHANASGAVSMSERTKSRLEELGYIQ from the coding sequence ATGAGCACTCCTCCGAACATCGTCCTCGTGGTCATGGACACCGCCCGTTTCCGTGAAGTCGTAGCTCTTGACCGGTACATCGACCGGTCTGCTATACACCGGTTATCTGATGAAGGTAGTACGTACACTCGAACGTTCACTACCGCTCCGTGGACGCTACCGTCGCATGCGTCGTTGTTTACAGGAACGTATCCATCGAAACACGGGGCACATGCCGATCACAAACACCTCGATGAGTCGCTCGAGACGGTGGCAGAAACGTTCGCGGCGAACGGCTACGAGACAGTCGGGGTTTCGAACAACACGTGGATCAGCGAGGAGTTCGGATTCAGGCGGGGGTTCGATACGTTTCATAAAACGTGGCAGTATATTCAGACGGACACCGATCTCGGGGAAGTAGCTCGAACGACGAACGGACTCGAAATGTTCCCGGCGCTTGCCAGGCGGCTCATCGAGGGAAATCCTGTCGTAAACATTGCCAACGCCGTTTATGGCCGGTTCTTACGGAAACGACGGGACGATGGTGCCCGGCGAACGAACGAATGGGTCGAACGATGGCTCGGTGAACGACACGACCGACCGTTTTTCCTTTTCATCAACTATTTGGAACCACATCTGGAGTATCGTCCGCCGAAATCGATCGCAACACAGTTTCTTCCCGAGGAAATCTCCTATGCCGAGGCGATGGACATCTCCCAGAATGCCTGGGAGTATATCGCCGGACGTACCGACCATTCCGAGCAGCAGTTCGAGGCGCTTCGGGCGCTCTATTTCGCCGAAATTGCCTATTTGAACCGACGTATCGGAGATCTCAGAGAGTCGCTCGTCGACGCCGACGAGTGGGATGACACGATTTTCGTTCTCACTAGCGATCACGGAGAGAACATCGGTGAACACGATCTCATGGATCATCAGTACTGTTTGTACGATACGCTCCTCCACGTTCCGTTGATCATCGCTGGCGGAAGCTTCGATGGCGGTGGTGAGATCGATGAACTGGTACAGACCACTGACATCCCCCCCACACTACTCGATGCGGCAGGTATCGACGCCGACGAAGTCCGAAGCCAGTTCCAAGGGCGCTCGTTCCATCCGGATGCAGAGACGAGCGCACGCAAGCACGTCATTTCGGAGTATATGGCTCCACAGCCATCTATGGACGCTCTCGACGAGCAGCTCGATGGTCTTACCTCGACTGCTCGACAGTACGATCGATCTCTCAGGGCCATCCGGACGGAGCAGTACAAACTGATCCGTGGTTCCGACGGTTCTATGGAACTGTACGATATCGTGGACGATCCGAACGAATCCGTGGACGTTGCCAGCGACCGATCAGATCGGAGCAGACACCTCGAAAAGGAACTGGACCAGTGGCTCGACTCGTTCGAACACGCGAACGCCTCCGGTGCTGTATCGATGTCCGAACGAACGAAATCACGGCTCGAAGAACTCGGGTACATACAATGA
- a CDS encoding glycosyltransferase family 2 protein: MPTSNADPLVSVILTTYDRREYLPEAIESVTDQTYEKIELVVVDDHSPESPQDIVDDASQESVRDIVFVRHEENKGASAARNTGIEVADGEILAFLDDDEQWKPTKIERQVDVLQNEGPDVGAVYTGIQMFDPSGSTIAVRDAKDEGDLTKKFLCGSTPPFPSIAVRQEIVSAAGPFDEELPSWNDREWLLRVAQECEFGAIDAPLVVSQREDGRSKLSGNFAVKKETSYPKVIDTFLPIAAEYGWLFKQKSYAHLTFDLGYAALINEHYDEARTTFATALVRWPFVPKFYLYAFIAMTGDRGYKLAQHLKRDVTNIYHRCRSTLA, encoded by the coding sequence ATGCCCACGTCGAACGCGGATCCCCTCGTCAGTGTTATCCTCACCACTTACGACCGACGGGAGTACTTACCTGAAGCGATCGAATCAGTAACCGATCAAACCTACGAGAAGATCGAACTCGTCGTCGTCGATGACCACTCACCTGAGTCACCCCAAGATATCGTCGACGACGCTTCTCAGGAATCGGTGCGTGACATCGTCTTCGTCCGTCACGAGGAGAACAAAGGGGCGAGCGCAGCGCGGAATACCGGAATCGAGGTCGCAGATGGTGAAATACTCGCGTTTCTCGATGATGATGAGCAATGGAAACCGACCAAGATCGAACGACAAGTCGACGTCTTACAGAACGAAGGTCCCGACGTCGGTGCCGTATACACCGGTATACAGATGTTCGATCCGAGCGGGTCTACGATCGCTGTTCGAGACGCAAAAGACGAAGGCGATCTGACGAAGAAATTTTTGTGTGGGTCCACTCCTCCGTTTCCCTCGATCGCTGTTCGACAGGAGATCGTTTCGGCTGCAGGCCCGTTCGACGAGGAGTTACCGTCGTGGAACGATCGAGAATGGCTGTTACGAGTGGCCCAGGAGTGTGAGTTCGGAGCTATCGACGCTCCGCTGGTCGTCAGTCAACGCGAAGACGGACGAAGCAAACTGAGCGGTAATTTCGCCGTCAAAAAGGAAACGTCCTATCCGAAAGTGATCGACACGTTTCTGCCGATCGCCGCGGAGTATGGATGGCTGTTCAAACAAAAGTCGTATGCTCATCTCACGTTCGATCTCGGCTACGCTGCCTTGATCAACGAACATTACGACGAAGCCCGCACCACGTTCGCTACCGCACTTGTTCGATGGCCATTCGTTCCGAAATTTTATCTCTATGCGTTCATCGCTATGACCGGGGATCGGGGATACAAACTCGCCCAACACCTCAAACGAGACGTTACGAACATCTATCACCGATGCCGGTCCACCCTAGCGTGA
- a CDS encoding O-antigen ligase family protein gives MTNVPILSAISSPPQTVDRNKFFLTAFCLAGLLVVGVPVVALTTGVPVLLLVGISGLCYLFVLVGTDSVFEGLCSAIIVLTTFAANVPLYELPVGSGKTVVLNVMLVDMVLLPFLVLLGVWTLSGRLKWPSFSSLSRLQAVAVFSLAGFVLWSFLAGIVGNGPSRAAGLVFAVTQLRHLSLFIVAIIIVRFSGISTAIYSMLIAISFQLLFAVVQTLNRVWFGLSYLGEGSGTKQGLIHLGPVSFMTGQFAGGFTSTSRILVAILILMTPVLVEVIINRSSVWKVLSAIALFCSALLIRISGTDAGFGAFGIVIGSISAVGVYLAVRELSTGGVTAVRDSVLGVASSMGAGAFNVVLFTMRSATIQDDSDSGPSGVPGGSWESGSGTRQLSHEEQIIELIGNVPLVSTANVSVRVKQYLGAVDLGLQYPLFGIGGHNFLWMAQSYGIHEPKSIHNIYLMTLASGGVPAAITFVMCLIAILGCAAKQGLSSDESQTLWAALVCGLLGFYAYAFWTAIHASGSVALMVFWTVAGFVVGATMQGRSSVPPSGRSDRQGSISK, from the coding sequence ATGACTAACGTTCCAATCCTGTCTGCTATTTCTTCCCCTCCACAAACTGTTGATAGAAATAAATTCTTCTTGACTGCGTTTTGTCTTGCGGGTTTGCTCGTCGTCGGTGTTCCGGTCGTCGCGCTCACGACTGGTGTACCTGTTCTCCTGTTAGTCGGGATCAGTGGTCTCTGCTACCTTTTCGTGTTAGTTGGTACCGACAGTGTGTTCGAAGGGCTCTGTAGTGCAATCATCGTACTCACGACGTTTGCTGCAAACGTTCCGCTGTATGAGCTACCGGTCGGTTCGGGGAAGACGGTCGTCCTTAACGTGATGTTAGTCGATATGGTTCTCCTGCCGTTTCTGGTGCTTCTCGGTGTGTGGACCCTTTCTGGCCGCTTGAAATGGCCTTCGTTCTCGTCGCTGTCCCGGTTACAAGCCGTGGCAGTTTTCAGTCTCGCTGGTTTCGTGCTCTGGTCGTTTCTTGCAGGAATCGTCGGTAACGGTCCTTCGAGAGCCGCCGGGTTGGTCTTCGCTGTCACCCAACTGCGACATCTCTCACTCTTTATTGTAGCCATCATAATTGTTCGTTTTTCTGGAATTTCAACTGCAATATACTCGATGCTCATTGCTATCTCCTTTCAGTTGCTCTTTGCGGTCGTGCAGACGCTAAACCGCGTTTGGTTTGGCCTGAGCTATCTCGGGGAGGGAAGTGGCACCAAACAGGGTCTCATTCACCTCGGTCCAGTGTCATTCATGACCGGTCAATTCGCTGGAGGATTCACGAGCACATCGAGGATTCTCGTGGCTATCCTCATATTGATGACGCCAGTGCTGGTCGAGGTCATTATCAATCGCTCTTCGGTATGGAAGGTTTTGTCCGCTATCGCTCTTTTCTGTAGCGCACTACTCATTCGTATCAGTGGAACAGATGCGGGATTCGGGGCGTTCGGGATCGTGATCGGATCGATATCTGCCGTTGGCGTTTATCTAGCCGTTCGAGAACTGTCCACTGGAGGGGTTACAGCAGTGCGGGATTCGGTCCTCGGAGTAGCTAGTTCGATGGGGGCTGGCGCGTTCAATGTCGTCTTGTTCACGATGCGAAGTGCTACGATCCAGGATGATTCCGATTCGGGTCCCTCTGGCGTTCCAGGAGGCTCGTGGGAATCCGGCTCTGGGACGAGACAATTATCGCATGAAGAACAAATAATCGAACTCATTGGGAACGTTCCCTTAGTCAGCACAGCAAACGTTTCGGTACGGGTCAAACAGTACCTCGGAGCAGTCGATCTCGGTTTGCAGTATCCACTCTTCGGGATCGGGGGACACAACTTCCTCTGGATGGCCCAATCGTATGGCATCCATGAACCGAAATCGATCCACAACATCTATCTGATGACGCTTGCGAGTGGCGGTGTTCCCGCTGCGATCACGTTTGTTATGTGTCTCATTGCGATACTAGGGTGTGCTGCCAAACAGGGTCTTTCATCGGATGAATCTCAGACGTTGTGGGCTGCGTTAGTGTGTGGACTTTTGGGATTTTACGCGTACGCGTTTTGGACGGCGATCCACGCATCTGGCAGTGTGGCGCTGATGGTGTTCTGGACGGTGGCTGGGTTCGTCGTCGGTGCAACTATGCAGGGTAGATCGTCAGTTCCACCGTCAGGGCGAAGCGACCGACAGGGATCGATTTCGAAGTGA
- a CDS encoding transcription initiation factor IIB, translating to MTNVTSYERTDVSTTDTTSEREHSQTDPTVCPECTGSLIEDSEHGELVCQDCGLVIESGGIDRGPEWRAFEPSERDEKSRVGSPTTNLLHDKGLSTTIDWQDTDAYGTTLSSRQRQKVQRLRTWNARVQAGDAQERNLKQALGEIERMASALGLPETIRETASVIYRRALSEGHLQGRSIEGVATAALYAAARQANTPRTLDEVASVSRVKALRFKRAYRHLVQALELEIAPARPMSYLPRFASDLHVRDETERRARDLLDAARREGVHSGKNPVGLAAAALYAAGLLMEEDLTQRQISDVADVSAVTIRKRYRELLRAGYDNAPDLEDASD from the coding sequence GTGACCAACGTAACATCGTACGAGCGGACCGACGTATCGACAACAGACACCACCTCGGAGCGTGAGCACTCACAAACAGACCCAACAGTGTGTCCGGAGTGCACCGGGTCGCTCATCGAGGATTCCGAACACGGAGAGTTGGTCTGTCAGGACTGTGGTCTCGTCATCGAGAGTGGTGGGATCGATCGAGGCCCCGAATGGCGTGCATTCGAGCCGAGTGAGCGCGATGAGAAATCCCGAGTTGGGTCACCAACGACGAACCTGTTACACGATAAGGGATTATCGACCACGATCGATTGGCAGGACACTGACGCCTACGGCACCACCTTGTCGTCTCGACAGCGCCAGAAGGTACAACGACTTCGGACGTGGAACGCGCGCGTGCAGGCAGGTGATGCCCAAGAGCGCAACCTCAAACAGGCGCTCGGGGAAATCGAGCGCATGGCGTCGGCGCTCGGTCTTCCCGAGACGATTCGTGAGACCGCGAGTGTCATCTACCGACGCGCACTTTCTGAGGGACATCTTCAGGGCCGATCGATCGAAGGCGTTGCAACTGCTGCCCTGTACGCCGCTGCGAGACAGGCCAATACGCCCCGAACGCTCGATGAAGTAGCCTCTGTCAGCCGCGTCAAAGCGCTCCGGTTCAAACGCGCCTACCGTCATCTAGTGCAGGCACTAGAACTCGAAATTGCACCGGCACGGCCGATGAGCTACCTTCCTCGGTTTGCAAGTGACCTTCACGTGCGTGATGAGACTGAACGACGGGCGCGTGATCTTCTCGATGCTGCACGCCGTGAAGGCGTTCATAGCGGAAAAAACCCAGTGGGGTTGGCCGCTGCTGCCCTCTACGCTGCTGGACTGCTCATGGAAGAAGATCTCACCCAACGGCAGATCTCCGACGTTGCCGACGTCAGCGCGGTTACGATCCGTAAACGCTACCGCGAACTCCTTCGAGCAGGCTATGACAACGCGCCCGATCTCGAAGACGCCAGCGATTGA
- a CDS encoding helix-turn-helix domain-containing protein: MREFVITLEYDPGVDPVADVFIEHPGSISKSVACSVTRNAMWRLDRISGSASAIDRLEYLLLDTERCNECPDRPACHSHREYELLSQDATSCTIYTYRSGIDQCRTLPSLAVEYLGDGLFYETQRKSNQYEWRILMRNDANVGRLYDALQAELCDGITVSLSHLTDPTHWTDEAISATTLSYEQREALRLAVEHGYYQTPRETSLTDLAEKVDVPQSTLQYRLQRAESWLASHFVTECL; encoded by the coding sequence ATGCGGGAGTTCGTTATCACCCTCGAATACGATCCCGGCGTCGATCCGGTCGCAGACGTGTTCATCGAACACCCGGGATCGATTTCGAAGTCGGTGGCGTGTTCGGTCACTAGAAACGCCATGTGGCGATTGGATCGTATTTCCGGGTCGGCGTCTGCTATCGATCGGTTGGAATATCTCCTCCTTGACACCGAACGATGCAACGAATGTCCGGATCGACCTGCCTGTCATTCCCACCGGGAGTACGAGTTGCTCTCGCAGGACGCGACGAGCTGTACGATTTATACGTACCGGTCGGGAATCGATCAGTGTCGAACGCTTCCGTCACTCGCTGTGGAGTACCTTGGTGATGGGTTGTTCTACGAGACCCAACGAAAATCCAACCAGTACGAATGGCGTATCCTCATGCGCAACGACGCGAACGTCGGACGGTTGTACGACGCTCTCCAAGCGGAACTGTGCGATGGCATCACCGTTTCGTTGTCCCATCTCACCGACCCGACCCACTGGACTGATGAGGCGATCTCGGCGACGACACTCTCCTATGAACAGCGCGAAGCTCTCAGACTGGCGGTCGAACACGGCTACTATCAAACGCCCCGTGAGACATCGCTGACCGATCTCGCGGAAAAAGTCGACGTGCCCCAGTCCACGCTGCAGTATCGTCTCCAACGCGCTGAATCGTGGCTCGCTAGCCATTTCGTCACCGAGTGCTTATAA
- a CDS encoding flippase produces MSEQTTSESTVSPLRSIVDGASIFLVGEILYKASGFVLNFLLARTLGSTLYGIYTYAYTYITVSTMFASLGSDQAVLRYFPSYSDDEDAQSWIAGISVLSSVIGSCVVAGMLWVLAPTIRWYTGNSELFVDVMRIIAIMLPFDTLTKMLASMFRGLEHPTEQIFLQKIVRPGARICAVGVALLLGYTLIDTVAALVVASVLAFVIGVVLLVRRTSLRPSFSGMSGTASTPEITAYYNYSLPLMLSKAGTILYNRVDVFMVGLLIGMSSTGYYNIAFLMSSAITLPLTGCNQLFAPIASRLYDNGEVDELNEIYATVTRWAFTLALFAALGAIVYAPDILSLIDDEYTVAVPVLSLFAVGQLLNASVGPSNYLLMMTDHQYVTFVNHWVFGVVNVVLNFIFILQFGLIGAALATASILGLLNVVRWIEIRYLEGLSPYSRAFYKPLVAGVGATGALYLPTLWLSEIPLLVVGGSLGAVVYGLILYALGIEQSDITFARQMIESR; encoded by the coding sequence ATGAGCGAACAAACGACCTCCGAATCCACCGTCTCGCCTCTTCGATCGATCGTTGATGGAGCGTCGATCTTTCTGGTCGGTGAAATCTTGTACAAGGCCTCCGGATTCGTCTTGAATTTCCTTCTAGCACGAACGCTCGGATCGACGCTTTACGGCATCTACACGTATGCCTACACGTATATCACCGTCTCTACGATGTTCGCGAGCCTCGGCAGCGATCAGGCCGTTCTGCGGTATTTTCCGTCGTATTCGGACGACGAAGACGCCCAGAGCTGGATTGCTGGGATATCAGTACTCTCCTCGGTCATCGGTAGCTGCGTCGTTGCTGGCATGCTGTGGGTTCTGGCCCCGACGATTCGGTGGTATACGGGCAACAGCGAGCTGTTCGTCGACGTGATGCGGATCATTGCGATCATGCTCCCGTTCGATACTCTCACGAAGATGTTGGCGAGCATGTTTCGGGGGCTTGAACATCCTACCGAGCAGATTTTCTTACAGAAGATCGTTCGTCCGGGAGCAAGAATCTGTGCCGTCGGAGTCGCCCTGCTGTTAGGATACACGCTCATTGATACGGTCGCCGCGCTCGTCGTGGCTAGCGTGCTTGCGTTCGTGATCGGAGTCGTGCTTTTGGTCCGTCGGACGTCTCTCCGACCATCGTTTTCGGGGATGTCCGGTACGGCATCGACGCCGGAGATCACCGCCTACTACAACTACTCGCTGCCGTTGATGCTTTCGAAGGCAGGGACCATCCTGTACAATCGCGTCGACGTTTTCATGGTCGGGCTACTCATCGGGATGAGTTCGACCGGCTATTACAACATCGCGTTTCTCATGTCGAGCGCGATCACGCTCCCACTGACGGGATGTAACCAACTGTTCGCCCCGATCGCATCACGGCTGTACGACAACGGTGAGGTGGACGAACTCAACGAGATCTACGCCACTGTCACGCGCTGGGCGTTTACACTCGCGCTGTTCGCTGCCCTCGGTGCGATCGTCTACGCCCCGGACATCCTCTCGCTGATCGACGACGAATACACCGTTGCTGTGCCTGTCCTCTCACTATTCGCCGTGGGACAGCTGTTGAACGCGAGCGTCGGACCCAGCAACTACCTCCTCATGATGACCGACCACCAGTACGTTACGTTCGTCAATCATTGGGTGTTCGGCGTCGTCAACGTGGTGTTGAATTTCATTTTCATCCTCCAATTTGGTCTGATAGGGGCCGCACTCGCTACCGCAAGCATTCTTGGACTGTTAAACGTCGTTCGCTGGATCGAAATCAGATATCTCGAAGGCCTATCACCGTACTCACGTGCGTTCTACAAACCGCTCGTTGCAGGTGTCGGGGCCACGGGCGCATTGTATCTCCCAACACTGTGGCTCTCTGAGATACCGCTTCTCGTGGTCGGGGGAAGTCTCGGAGCAGTCGTCTACGGCTTGATACTGTACGCCCTCGGCATAGAACAGTCCGATATTACGTTTGCTCGACAGATGATTGAGTCACGTTGA